The Desulfovibrio psychrotolerans genome includes the window GCGCGAATATTGTTCCTGAAAGCAGGGTTGAATTAAACAGATTCGGGAAAAAGTCAACATAAATATGGATCGGAAGATGTTGTCCGTTCCGGGACAGGGAAAAGCAGCACGTCAGGACAGCTTTTCGCGCACCCAAGAGCGCAGGGCGGACACTTCTTTGAGCAGGGAAGGATAGTCAATTTTCAGGAAGGCTCCATCATTATATAATACCTCTCCGCCGACCATGCTCATGCACACCTCTGCGCCTGTGGCGGCATAGACCACATGCGAAACAGGATTGTGCAGGGGTTGCAGGTTGGGAGCCCGAAGGTCCAGAGCTACCATGTCTGCCCGCATTCCGGGAGCAATATAGCCGATGTCCGGCATGCACATGGTTCGGGAGCCGCCGAGAGTGGCCATGTCCAGCACGGCCTGTGCCGGGGCGCAGGTGGGGTCCATGCAGCGCACCTTGTGCAGCAGAGCGCAGGATGTCATTTCTGTAAACATGTTCAAGGCATTGTTGGAGGCGGCACCGTCTGTACCAAGGCTTACGGGAACGCCGCGTTGTAGCATGTAGGGTACATTGGCGATGCCTGAAGCCAGCTTCATGTTGCTTTCCGGATTGTGGGCCACCACGGTTCCTGTTCCGGCCAGCAGGTCGATTTCTGCCTCGGTAAGGTCCACGCCGTGAGCAATGGTGGTTTTTGGGGTCAGCAGACCAAGTTCATGCACGTATTGCACCGGACGCAGGCCTGTGGCGGCAAGGCATTGCTCTGTTTCCGTAACGGTTTCGGCAAGGTGGATATGCAGTGGCATGTTCAGCTCCTGCGACAGTGCCAGGCAGCGGCGCAGTATCTCCGGCGTGGTGGTGTAGACGGCATGGGGCATGACGGCTTGGCGGATGCGCGGATGGTCCTTCCATCGTTCATGGAGTTCACGCACAAGGTCAAAGCCGCGTTCCGTATCCGCATAGGCCGGGGACGGGAACATGAAGATGCCCTCGCCGCCCAGCACGCGCAGGCCTGCCCGGTCCACGGCGCGGTAGGTGGCGTCTTCGATCAGGTACATGTCGCAGAACGAGGTGGTGCCGAGCCGCGTCATTTCCGCGCAGGCAAGCATTGCCCCCAGTTCCACAATCTCCGGGCTGAGGTGTTTTTCCACCGGGAAAATGTGTTTGGTGAGCCACTCCATAAGGGGCAGGTCGTCTGCCACGCCCCGGAGCAGTGACATGGCCGCATGGGTGTGTGCATTGATGAGGCCGGGCATGACCATGGCGTGATTGAGGTTGAGCGTTTGTCCGGCGGTATACCGGCGACTCAGGTTTTCCCACGGCCCTACGGCTGTAATGGTGTCGCCCGTAATGGCGACGCCGGCGTTCTCAAGCACGGTGCGCTGCGGGTCTTGAGTGAGAATGGTATTGGCCTGTATGAGAATGTCGCATACCATCGGCATAGGTGGCTCCTCGGGCTCGGGCCGGAAGGGGGTGCGTGAATGTGAGGTCGTGCGGCAGGGTGGGTTACCCTGTTTTTCCGCAGGCTGGACTAAAATAGAGTATCGGCGCGGCGCATGCAAGCGTGCGGGCCGCGGGGAGGAAATATGCTGGAAGAAAAACAGGCCGGAAGCGCGGAGCCGCTGCGGGAGGATGTGAAGACAGGTTGCCTGCTCATACACGGCTGGACGGGCAGTCCGTTTGAAATGCAACCGCTTGTGGCTCCGTTGCAGGCGATGGGATGCCTTGTGTGCAATGTAACGTTGCCGGGGCACGAAGGGGATTTTAACGCCTTTCGTCGCACATGGTTCCGGGATTGGGCCGACGGGGCGGAGCAGGCGTATATGACACTCCGGGAGGAGGCGGATCGCGTTATTGTGATAGGGCTTTCCATGGGGGGCACGCTGGCGTTGCACATTGCCTCACGCCATGCTGTGGACGGCGTGGTGACGATGGCATCGCCGATCTATGTCTACAGACTGTTTCCGCCGGAGATGAAGGATTGGCGGCTGCCGTTTGTGCGTCTTCTCCGGCATGTGCGCCCTGTCTGGCCGGGAACGCCGAGACGAGCCGAGGCGCAGGAGATAGCCCCATGGGAGGGATATGACGGAGCAACCAGTCTGCCACAGTTGT containing:
- a CDS encoding amidohydrolase, translating into MPMVCDILIQANTILTQDPQRTVLENAGVAITGDTITAVGPWENLSRRYTAGQTLNLNHAMVMPGLINAHTHAAMSLLRGVADDLPLMEWLTKHIFPVEKHLSPEIVELGAMLACAEMTRLGTTSFCDMYLIEDATYRAVDRAGLRVLGGEGIFMFPSPAYADTERGFDLVRELHERWKDHPRIRQAVMPHAVYTTTPEILRRCLALSQELNMPLHIHLAETVTETEQCLAATGLRPVQYVHELGLLTPKTTIAHGVDLTEAEIDLLAGTGTVVAHNPESNMKLASGIANVPYMLQRGVPVSLGTDGAASNNALNMFTEMTSCALLHKVRCMDPTCAPAQAVLDMATLGGSRTMCMPDIGYIAPGMRADMVALDLRAPNLQPLHNPVSHVVYAATGAEVCMSMVGGEVLYNDGAFLKIDYPSLLKEVSALRSWVREKLS
- a CDS encoding alpha/beta hydrolase, which produces MLEEKQAGSAEPLREDVKTGCLLIHGWTGSPFEMQPLVAPLQAMGCLVCNVTLPGHEGDFNAFRRTWFRDWADGAEQAYMTLREEADRVIVIGLSMGGTLALHIASRHAVDGVVTMASPIYVYRLFPPEMKDWRLPFVRLLRHVRPVWPGTPRRAEAQEIAPWEGYDGATSLPQLWSLIEGVRAVGKELHRVTAPLLAMHCPTDRTAPPGNVWEIARRVSSVRRRIELIPIRERVTAHHMLTTHRETRERVRELVCGFVRDIQRD